The Salvia splendens isolate huo1 chromosome 21, SspV2, whole genome shotgun sequence genome includes a window with the following:
- the LOC121785511 gene encoding cytochrome c1-like: MATAEVQSVPAPVPETLPKEEVITVAEQETVVADEAAPQEAAEEVAPLEKPAAPEAEPPAPEAEAEKAPAEEPAPEAETPEVAAEEAKETAPEKEAEKPEAEAEEEKPAAAAPAEEAAAEEEKPAAEEVKEAAEEVPVVKAEE, from the exons ATGGCTACAGCTGAG GTTCAATCGGTACCGGCACCAGTCCCGGAGACTCTCCCGAAGGAGGAAGTGATCACCGTGGCAGAGCAAGAGACGGTGGTGGCCGACGAAGCTGCACCTCAAGAAGCAGCTGAAGAAGTTGCTCCGTTGGAGAAACCAGCTGCGCCAGAGGCCGAGCCACCGGCTCCAGAAGCTGAGGCCGAGAAAGCTCCGGCTGAAGAGCCCGCTCCCGAGGCCGAGACACCAGAGGTTGCAGCCGAGGAAGCAAAGGAAACAGCTCCAGAGAAGGAGGCTGAGAAGCCGGAAGCCGAGGCCGAGGAGGAGAAGCCTGCGGCTGCAGCTCCGGCAGAGGAAGCGGCCGCCGAGGAGGAGAAGCCCGCGGCTGAGGAGGTGAAGGAGGCAGCTGAGGAAGTCCCAGTTGTGAAAGCTGAGGAGTGA